The genomic window TAAATCTGCGGTTGTGCTCACACTGAATGCTTATATGGAATATGAACGAGATAAACATCTTCAAGTTGCCCATTATGAACGTTCTCCTGAACGCCAAGACAGCCGTAATGGGTATTACGAAAGAGAGCTCACCATGAATATCGGTAAGATTCCTCTTAAAGTGCCAAGAACACGCTCAGGGGAATTTTCAACCACCGTATTTGAAAAATATGCTCGTTGTGATCAGGCTTTAGTTCTCTCCATGCTTGAGATGGTGATCAATGGCGTCTCCACACGTAAAGTGAACAAAATCATCAAGCAGCTATGTGGCGAATCGATATCCAAATCGTTTGTTTCCTCTCTGACAAAACAATTAGATCCTGTTGTGAAAGAATGGGCAAGCAGGCCATTAAATGTGGCCTATTTCCCTTATATATTTGTAGATGCCATGTACATTAAGGTGCGAGAGCACCATCGAGTAGTCTCTAAAGCCGTTTATATCGCCACAGGAATTCGTGAAGACAATCGTCGAGAAATACTAGGGCTTTCCGTTGACCATGCGGAAAGCTTCGAAAGCTGGACTCGCTTCCTCCAGCAACTTAAATCACGGGGCATTCAATCACCGAAATTAGTCATTTCGGATGCTCATCAAGGTCTCCAAAAAGCTATACAAAGGGAATTCATTGGGACGGCATGGCAGCGATGCTATGTCCATTTCAAAAGAAATATCATCGACAAACTTCCTAAAAAAGATTCAGATGACGTCCGCCTCATGCTAAAACGAGTATTTGAAGCTGTCACAATCGAAGATTGTCGGCAATTCAAACAAGAATTAATGGAAAAGTACGAGGAACAACCTAAATATGAA from Pradoshia eiseniae includes these protein-coding regions:
- a CDS encoding IS256 family transposase — protein: MTHLQFNLDIEVLKEKVMNSEMDSVVKSAVVLTLNAYMEYERDKHLQVAHYERSPERQDSRNGYYERELTMNIGKIPLKVPRTRSGEFSTTVFEKYARCDQALVLSMLEMVINGVSTRKVNKIIKQLCGESISKSFVSSLTKQLDPVVKEWASRPLNVAYFPYIFVDAMYIKVREHHRVVSKAVYIATGIREDNRREILGLSVDHAESFESWTRFLQQLKSRGIQSPKLVISDAHQGLQKAIQREFIGTAWQRCYVHFKRNIIDKLPKKDSDDVRLMLKRVFEAVTIEDCRQFKQELMEKYEEQPKYENALKILDEGFEDAIQYMSYPENVRLYIRSTNSLERLNQEVRRRETVIRIFPNTQSAYRLIGAVLMNQQEVYDKQKPLPI